From Rhodopirellula bahusiensis, one genomic window encodes:
- a CDS encoding DUF1559 domain-containing protein, with the protein MLKSPSQRTGFTLVELLVVIAIIGVLVGLLLPAVQAAREAARRMSCSNNFKQIGLAIHNYHSAYNQLPIHGGGTTDPHSAQIWRPSEVSNNGRLSWLVGLTPFIEQQGLWEMISNPLNVDSRGASPPAASGNGGVSGGATRNGGPFSAMGPTPDEILYTPWVTQMPTFRCPSDPGVGLPSLGRTNYAANLGDSAERAHQGDWNNSAPIGYGNISSGLANEIQGAGRGFFTVHKSRRFRDVLDGLSNTIAAGEIATDLGDKDARTAALNRGWSFVRNYPPNDCDNLVDPARPQFWDASQNTVSGVDGRGFRWAEHLPNFSGFFTAQPPNSPICNEQNAGNSGWYSASSRHQGGVHVLMGDGAVKFLTDSIEAGNQSQLGINAYRSAGSKSPYGVWGALGTRSAKEIIEDVF; encoded by the coding sequence ATGCTTAAGTCCCCTTCGCAACGCACAGGCTTCACGCTTGTCGAGCTGCTGGTCGTGATCGCGATCATCGGTGTCCTCGTTGGTTTGTTGCTTCCCGCCGTGCAGGCCGCTCGTGAAGCTGCCCGCCGCATGAGTTGTAGCAACAACTTCAAACAAATCGGTTTGGCGATCCACAATTACCACAGCGCCTACAACCAATTGCCGATTCATGGTGGCGGTACCACCGATCCTCACTCAGCACAAATCTGGCGACCTTCGGAAGTCTCCAACAACGGTCGTTTGAGCTGGTTGGTCGGCTTGACGCCGTTCATCGAACAACAGGGGCTTTGGGAAATGATCTCAAACCCATTGAACGTGGATTCGCGTGGTGCCAGCCCACCAGCCGCAAGCGGCAACGGTGGAGTCAGTGGCGGAGCGACGCGCAATGGTGGTCCATTCAGCGCAATGGGCCCGACTCCCGATGAGATTCTTTACACGCCATGGGTCACGCAAATGCCCACGTTCCGTTGCCCAAGCGATCCAGGTGTTGGCCTGCCGTCGCTCGGACGTACGAACTACGCAGCCAACTTGGGTGATTCCGCCGAACGTGCTCACCAAGGTGATTGGAACAACAGCGCCCCAATCGGGTACGGCAATATCAGCTCCGGTTTGGCGAACGAGATCCAAGGTGCAGGACGTGGATTCTTCACGGTGCACAAGAGCCGACGTTTTCGCGATGTTCTGGACGGCTTGTCCAACACGATTGCCGCTGGTGAGATCGCAACAGACTTGGGCGACAAAGACGCCCGCACCGCTGCCCTCAACCGAGGTTGGTCGTTCGTTCGCAACTACCCACCAAATGACTGCGACAACTTAGTCGATCCGGCTCGTCCTCAATTCTGGGATGCGTCGCAGAACACCGTCAGCGGTGTCGATGGTCGTGGATTCCGTTGGGCTGAACACTTGCCCAACTTCAGCGGATTCTTCACTGCCCAACCACCAAACAGCCCCATCTGCAACGAGCAGAACGCTGGCAACTCGGGTTGGTACTCCGCTTCGAGTCGTCACCAAGGTGGTGTTCATGTCTTGATGGGTGATGGAGCCGTGAAGTTCCTGACCGACTCGATCGAAGCTGGCAATCAAAGCCAACTTGGCATCAACGCTTACCGATCTGCCGGATCGAAGAGCCCCTACGGCGTTTGGGGTGCTTTGGGCACACGTTCGGCGAAGGAAATCATCGAAGACGTCTTTTGA
- a CDS encoding alpha/beta hydrolase — translation MAAAFLLSLGFASPSFADQHPKKIPLWKDGAPGSEDRMHEPEVLTGTNVSNVHHPSITPYLPSKADSTGTAILIAPGGGHSKLCLGHEGDTLAQWFAERGIAAFVMRYRLCREPDSGYTLEGHAMDDTRRAIRMIRSKAKEWNLDANRIGILGFSAGGELTAYSAMHPQPGNAKSDDPIEQVSSRPDFQGLIYPGKSDTFTVSEGMPPAFIAFGYHDREDIAVGMAKVYLKYKEADVPCEMHVYSEAGHGFGFRDNSTSAAGRWPERMLEWLVDRDLLNQK, via the coding sequence ATGGCCGCCGCCTTCTTGCTGAGTCTGGGATTCGCGTCCCCGAGCTTCGCCGACCAGCATCCGAAGAAGATTCCATTGTGGAAGGATGGTGCACCTGGTTCAGAAGACCGAATGCACGAACCGGAGGTGTTGACTGGAACGAACGTGTCCAACGTCCACCATCCTTCGATCACCCCCTATCTGCCATCCAAGGCGGACTCGACCGGAACAGCGATTTTGATCGCGCCGGGCGGTGGTCACAGCAAACTGTGTCTGGGACACGAAGGTGATACACTCGCTCAGTGGTTTGCCGAACGTGGGATCGCCGCGTTTGTAATGCGTTACCGACTTTGCCGTGAACCGGATTCGGGATACACGCTCGAAGGCCACGCGATGGACGACACTCGGAGAGCCATTCGTATGATTCGGTCCAAAGCAAAGGAGTGGAATCTGGATGCAAACCGCATCGGCATCCTTGGTTTTTCCGCGGGAGGCGAACTGACCGCATACTCCGCCATGCATCCGCAACCGGGCAATGCCAAGTCCGATGATCCGATCGAACAAGTCAGCAGCCGTCCGGATTTTCAGGGGCTGATCTACCCAGGCAAATCGGACACCTTCACCGTATCAGAAGGGATGCCGCCCGCCTTCATCGCGTTTGGATATCACGATCGAGAAGACATCGCAGTTGGAATGGCGAAGGTCTATCTCAAGTACAAGGAGGCCGACGTTCCGTGCGAGATGCATGTCTACAGTGAAGCCGGTCACGGATTCGGTTTTCGCGACAACAGCACCAGCGCCGCAGGGCGATGGCCAGAACGAATGCTGGAGTGGCTTGTCGATCGCGATCTGTTGAATCAGAAATGA
- a CDS encoding ROK family protein: MNFASTNGSNQKNGDESGDGSWVLGIDLGGTTIKFGLFRGDKLIWRNHLRTADFESLGSAFQSCRDSVEDTLKESSHSIEDLHAIGLAMAGVLDPKAEALAETANLHRWHHLNFRQQISDVFQKPVALLNDADAAALAEAAHGLCRANSLVLLTLGTGVGGGVILDGRPIRGANGCGGEIGHATIDFAADARMCGCGFPGHLEAYAGSAGVILTANDRLATSDAQSSLRNMQALTPLSIANAAADGDTIASEVIEQTGILIGRAIAMFAHVVDPDVVLLGGAMTFGGPGTDTGKQFLKSIREECFPRTLVQISSHLKIEFATLGNDAGIVGAAHYARQVADETSRPGTAIR; the protein is encoded by the coding sequence ATGAACTTCGCGTCGACCAACGGATCCAACCAAAAGAACGGCGACGAATCGGGCGATGGCTCTTGGGTGCTCGGAATCGATTTGGGCGGAACGACGATCAAATTCGGCTTGTTTCGTGGCGACAAGTTGATTTGGCGCAATCACCTTCGCACGGCGGACTTCGAATCGCTCGGCTCTGCGTTTCAGTCCTGCCGCGACAGCGTCGAAGATACGCTCAAAGAATCGTCGCACTCAATCGAAGATTTGCACGCGATCGGATTGGCGATGGCTGGCGTGCTCGATCCCAAAGCCGAAGCACTTGCGGAAACCGCCAACTTGCATCGTTGGCATCACCTGAACTTCCGTCAACAAATCTCGGATGTCTTTCAAAAACCGGTTGCGCTACTGAACGATGCCGACGCGGCCGCGCTGGCTGAAGCCGCTCACGGGTTGTGCCGTGCCAACTCACTGGTCTTGCTGACGCTTGGCACCGGCGTGGGTGGAGGAGTCATTCTAGATGGACGGCCGATTCGTGGAGCGAACGGATGTGGCGGGGAAATCGGTCATGCCACGATCGACTTTGCCGCTGACGCTCGCATGTGCGGTTGCGGATTCCCGGGGCATTTGGAAGCCTACGCTGGCTCGGCGGGTGTCATTCTGACGGCGAACGATAGGCTGGCAACGAGTGACGCCCAGAGCTCGCTCCGCAACATGCAGGCGCTCACCCCACTGTCGATCGCGAATGCGGCGGCGGACGGTGACACGATCGCGAGCGAAGTGATCGAGCAAACCGGGATCCTGATTGGTCGAGCGATCGCGATGTTCGCCCACGTGGTCGATCCCGACGTCGTGCTTCTGGGTGGCGCGATGACGTTCGGAGGCCCCGGAACCGACACCGGCAAGCAATTCCTAAAATCGATTCGGGAAGAATGCTTTCCTCGCACGTTGGTGCAAATCAGCTCGCATCTGAAGATCGAATTCGCAACCTTGGGGAACGATGCCGGCATCGTGGGTGCGGCTCACTACGCACGGCAAGTCGCCGACGAGACCTCCCGGCCCGGAACCGCTATAAGATAG
- a CDS encoding AraC family transcriptional regulator produces MEDIQAPEFVSKQTVEASHFYLDLDPDRASRFTVVCGGMERTSLDYVIERSNFPFWGLEFVDQGEGKLQLENEWFDLKRGTVFAYGPGVRHRIENSSKTGMRKYYLDMYGTDAKSLLLEANLLRGYPLQVRNVKELTDLFSIISTEGKDDQFRSRDIVSLMTRAMIIKIAQRKSTTEGDSPKAFEVYEDIRQYMEDNFRDLTSIAQVAEQCGYTTVYVSRLFKRYAARGAYQYLLRLRMNYAADLLFTQGMKVRDVAEMLQFADAFQFSRAFKRVYGVPPSQLKRSR; encoded by the coding sequence ATGGAAGATATTCAGGCGCCGGAGTTCGTCTCCAAACAAACCGTTGAGGCCTCTCATTTCTATTTGGATCTCGATCCAGATCGCGCGAGTCGGTTCACAGTTGTCTGTGGCGGAATGGAGCGGACGTCGTTGGATTACGTGATCGAACGCAGCAATTTCCCATTCTGGGGTTTGGAATTCGTCGATCAAGGCGAAGGCAAATTGCAGCTTGAAAACGAGTGGTTTGACCTTAAACGCGGCACCGTTTTCGCCTACGGACCAGGTGTTCGGCACCGAATCGAAAACAGTTCGAAGACCGGAATGCGCAAGTACTACTTGGACATGTACGGAACCGACGCAAAAAGTCTGTTGCTGGAGGCCAATCTGCTTCGTGGCTACCCGCTGCAAGTCAGGAACGTGAAAGAACTGACCGATTTGTTTTCGATCATCTCGACGGAAGGAAAAGACGACCAATTCCGTTCGCGTGACATCGTTTCTTTGATGACTCGCGCCATGATCATCAAGATCGCTCAACGAAAATCAACGACCGAGGGTGATTCACCCAAGGCGTTTGAAGTCTACGAAGACATTCGCCAGTACATGGAAGACAACTTTCGCGATCTGACGTCGATCGCACAGGTCGCTGAACAGTGCGGCTACACAACCGTCTACGTTTCGCGTCTGTTCAAACGGTACGCCGCACGCGGTGCGTACCAATACTTGTTGCGATTGCGAATGAACTACGCGGCGGACTTGCTGTTCACGCAAGGAATGAAGGTTCGCGATGTGGCGGAAATGCTTCAGTTCGCTGACGCGTTCCAATTCTCTCGAGCGTTCAAGCGTGTCTACGGAGTTCCGCCTAGCCAACTGAAACGCTCTCGCTGA